In Colletotrichum higginsianum IMI 349063 chromosome 1, whole genome shotgun sequence, one genomic interval encodes:
- a CDS encoding Proline dehydrogenase, with protein MPARLVVCNQAPVPLFGVLRRQGAARYNSTAAAAATTTTVTPVGKTTQTAASSTQGKSPLSRLPTLALVRSLVLTQFMSSPLLMKPALPLLHFIAKSKMALFNPDRNPVLNRLLRWTIYDHFCAGENLQQVTKTVNSVKRMGYQGVILNYAKEIVLDTKEAGADAPAGDYAAPFYEMVDLWKKGNIETLRMLAPGDFLAVKITGAGPIAVDAMRAHAPIPDVIRDALDEMCDEARKQGSRLWIDAEQQALQPQLDEWTIDLMRRHNRESKPLVYNTIQSYLKASKAKAERHMALAAREGWSLGVKLVRGAYIENETRSLIHDTKEDTDRNFDDITDMFISQRLPPSADASLSFPSSALFLATHNAASSSTAIANHRRRLLDGLPTTELECGQLLGMADELSCELLDNYDACLADSGLRREAIPKPFKYLPWGSVSECMGYLHRRAVENKGAIEQSAHMLGSLKSELRRRVFG; from the exons ATGCCTGCCAGACTCGTCGTGTGTAACCAGGCGCCGGTGCCTCTCTTCGGGGTCCTCCGGCGGCAGGGCGCGGCGAGATATAACagtaccgccgccgccgctgccacaaccaccaccgtcACGCCGGTGGGCAAGACGACACAGACGGCGGCTTCATCCACACAAGGGAAATCGCCTCTGTCGAGGCTACCGACGCTGGCTCTTGTGCGGTCACTCGTCCTCACGCAGTTcatgtcgtcgccgctgctcATGAAGCCCgccctgcccctcctccacttCATCGCCAAGTCCAAGATGGCACTCTTCAACCCCGACAGGAACCCCGTGCTGAACAGGCTGCTGCGCTGGACCATCTACGACCACTTCTGCGCCGGCGAGAACCTGCAGCAGGTCACAAAGACCGTGAACAGCGTCAAGCGCATGGGGTACCAGGGTGTCATTCTCAACTACGCAAAGGAAATCGTTCTGGACACCAaggaagccggcgccgacgcaCCCGCCGGGGACTACGCCGCGCCGTTCTACGAGATGGTGGACCTGTGGAAGAAGGGCAACATCGAGACCCTTCGCATGCTGGCTCCTGGCGATTTCCTGGCCGTCAA AATCACCGGCGCTGGTCCCATCGCTGTAGACGCGATGCGAGCCCACGCCCCTATCCCTGATGTCATCCGCGATGCCCTGGACGAGATGTGCGACGAGGCCCGGAAGCAGGGCTCCCGCCTCTGGATCGACGCCGAGCAGCAAGCGCTGCAGCCGCAGCTGGACGAGTGGACCATCGACCTCATGAGGCGCCACAACCGCGAGAGCAAGCCGCTGGTCTACAACACGATCCAGTCGTACCTCAAGGCCTCCAAGGCCAAAGCCGAGCGGCACATGGCGCTGGCGGCCCGCGAGGGCTGGAGCCTGGGCGTCAAGCTGGTGCGCGGGGCCTACATCGAGAACGAGACGCGGTCCCTGATCCACGACACCAAGGAGGACACGGACCGCAACTTTGACGACATCACCGACATGTTCATCTCCCAGAGGCTGCCCCCCTCGGCTGACGCCTCCCTGTCGTTCCCGTCGAGCGCGCTCTTCCTCGCGACGCACAACGCcgccagctcgtcgacggccatcgcgaaccaccgccgccgcctcctcgacggcctccccACGACGGAGCTCGAGTGCGGCCAGCTGCTCGGCATGGCGGACGAGCTCAGCTGCGAGCTGCTCGACAACTACGACGCCTGCCTGGCGGACTCTGGCCTGCGGCGCGAGGCGATCCCCAAGCCCTTCAAGTACCTGCCCTGGGGGTCCGTCTCGGAGTGCATGGGATACCTGCACCGCCGGGCCGTCGAGAACAAGGGCGCCATCGAGCAGAGCGCGCATATGCTCGGGTCCCTGAAGAGCGAGCTGCGCCGTCGGGTGTTTGGGTGA
- a CDS encoding CreD: MSLASGGNQIPSSRSSIVMMRQTTLLRTSLYRNIKILFKDEHSPRKPAWNTLAPMLSFLSRLVGAEGNAHISIRSELRIILILYDPLADHLYHVGRTEKDFVILRGPPEEATEQPLQGTVRLRLPAGHKVLGVRLCMNGFLRHTEHDADSSTPDSYRTISVFEQESPPFLIDHGHRIVSEDEPDLETFEWPFVLIVPGDVPETFQGCGRCSITYRLGATTIRNSSSASPPQTYRTIRINRALSNSAFTLMDPVTIEGTWSDTLRYSVSIAHRAVALGTTIPLEMSVTALKEGVEVLRARCRLSESHEVTGGRHRLAAFTGDRQVAEWAISIQSRDRKEDHQVQKMTQNLPLPKEPKRCSPDVAALGIQTSHVLHVDVTVRQPEGRTSSYRVTLPVILFISPQLPIDGSETFVWPEDMTGTNDVTLQNGVLDIPPIYGAHLEDKVLDTLSP, translated from the exons ATGTCTTTAGCCTCGGGCGGAAATCAAATCCCGTCTTCTCGCTCGTCCATTGTCATGATGAGACAGACAACCTTGTTACGTACATCGCTGTATCGCAATATTAAGATCCTGTTCAAGGACG AACATTCGCCTCGAAAGCCGGCCTGGAACACACTGGCCCCGATGCTTTCATTCTTGTCCCGACTAGTAGGCGCAGAGGGCAACGCGCACATCTCGATTCGGTCAGAACTCCGCATCATACTCATTCTATACGATCCTCTGGCTGACCACCTATACCATGTGGGCAGGACAGAAAAGGACTTTGTGATTCTCAGAGGGCCTCCTGAAGAGGCGACAGAACAGCCTCTTCAAGGTACAGTCAGGTTGCGTCTACCTGCTGGACACAAGGTGCTTGGCGTACGCCTCTGTATGAACGGTTTCTTGAGGCACAC TGAGCACGATGCCGACTCCAGCACGCCCGACTCCTACCGTACCATCAGCGTATTTGAACAGGAATCGCCACCGTTCCTCATCGACCACGGCCATAGAATCGTCTCGGAAGATGAGCCAGATCTGGAAACCTTTGAGTGGCCCTTCGTCCTGATAGTTCCCGGTGACGTCCCAGAGACCTTCCAGGGATGCGGCCGGTGCAGCATAACGTATCGGCTgggggcgacgacgatccGGAACAGTtcttcggcgtcgccgccgcagacgTACAGGACGATTCGCATAAACCGCGCCCTATCGAACTCGGCCTTCACATTGATGGACCCGGTCACAATCGAAGGGACGTGGTCCGATACCCTGCGATACTCCGTCTCCATCGCACATCGTGCCGTTGCACTGGGGACGACGATACCACTCGAGATGTCCGTGACGGCCCTGAAGGAGGGGGTGGAAGTGCTTCGAGCCCGATGCCGGCTGTCCGAGTCGCATGAAGTGACGGGTGGGAGGCATCGACTGGCAGCCTTCACGGGCGACAGACAAGTTGCCGAATGGGCCATATCCATCCAAAGCCGTGATAGGAAAGAAGACCATCAAGTTCAGAAGATGACGCAAAACCTGCCATTGCCAAAGGAACCAAAGAGGTGCTCTCCAGATGTGGCTGCCCTCGGCATCCAGACGAGCCATGTCCTTCATGTCGATGTTACGGTTCGGCAGCCCGAGGGCCGCACGTCTTCG TATCGTGTGACGTTGCCTGTTATACTCTTTATTTCACCTCAGCTGCCGATCGACGGGAGCGAGACGTTTGTTTGGCCAGAGGACATGACGGGGACGAACGACGTAACCTTGCAGAACGGTGTGCTAGATATTCCGCCCATTTACGGCGCACACTTGGAGGATAAGGTGCTGGATACCTTGAGTCCCTGA
- a CDS encoding Flavoprotein oxygenase, with protein sequence MAASNSSNSKGAIVERVDNFDEIQSKRPKFDHSGTPIEVTQSPDPRWTYGQGVRTRGGDSAVPSHREIDPCAPDRPMISNYRLLVSGIAPRPVGFLSTVSSDGRKNLAPFSYFQVVDHDPPTFVVGFSSRAGAAAAGPGKDSYRNLRDTGECVINTVSEDMIEAVNATSIDAPPGVSEWDISGLREAPAATVRPSRVRESVFSIEAKVVDVKELGGHAEGGKSAAAPAAGMVLLRATRFWVREDAADADFSHIELDKLRPVGQLGGRSYGRITSTFEVPRRRWQDEEPRSELLQGLSRARQDQE encoded by the coding sequence ATGGCTGCCAGTAACTCTTCAAACTCGAAAGGAGCAATTGTCGAGAGAGTAGACAACTTTGATGAAATCCAGTCTAAACGGCCCAAGTTCGATCACTCGGGCACGCCAATCGAAGTCACCCAGTCCCCAGACCCGCGCTGGACTTACGGACAAGGCGTCCGGACCAGGGGCGGCGACTCGGCGGTCCCTTCACACAGGGAGATCGACCCCTGCGCGCCAGACCGTCCGATGATCAGCAACTACCGGCTGCTGGTCTCCGGCATCGCACCCCGGCCCGTGGGCTTCCTGAGCACCGTGTCCAGCGACGGGAGGAAGAACCTGGCGCCCTTCAGCTACTTCCAGGTCGTGGACCACGACCCGCCTAcgttcgtcgtcggcttctcgTCGCgcgcgggggcggcggccgccggcccGGGGAAGGACTCGTACCGCAACCTCAGGGACACGGGCGAGTGCGTCATCAACACCGTGTCCGAGGACAtgatcgaggccgtcaacgccACCTCCATCGACGCGCCGCCCGGCGTGTCCGAGTGGGACATCTCTGGCCTCCGCGAggcgcccgccgccacggtgaggccgtcgagggtcCGCGAGTCCGTCTTCTCGatcgaggccaaggtcgtcgacgtcaaggagctcggcggccatgCGGAGGGCGGgaagagcgccgccgcccccgccgccggtATGGTCCTGCTCAGGGCCACGAGGTTCTGGGTCAGGGAGGATGCTGCGGACGCCGACTTCAGCCACATTGAGCTGGATAAGCTGCGCCCTGTTGGTCAGCTTGGCGGCAGGTCCTATGGCCGGATCACGTCGACGTTTGAGGTACCTCGTAGACGATGGCAAGACGAGGAGCCACGGAGCGAGTTGCTGCAGGGCTTGAGCAGGGCTCGGCAAGATCAAGAGTAG